A stretch of the Hydrogenispora ethanolica genome encodes the following:
- a CDS encoding carbohydrate ABC transporter permease, translated as MSRIANSWPSFLGVIFRHVAMIAGAILFALPFFWMVSGSLKTLDEVCKYPIIWIPAKMQWHNYADAWRAAPFTRYLLNSLFITTTIIAGQFFTVVLAAYAFARFQFFGKNFLFMSILAIMMVSLEVRVIPIYMILSAFKWIDTYYALIVPMLTSPFGIFLVRQAFMKVPQDLADAAAIDGCNHLGILRQVMVPLSKPAIVTFMVFNFIHHYNNYFWPLIVTNSDQIRPITVGLARFRVPEDTGIMWHYLMAATTIALIPSLVVFIIGQKYFIRGIATEGLKG; from the coding sequence ATGAGCAGGATTGCGAATAGTTGGCCGAGTTTTCTGGGCGTAATTTTCAGACATGTCGCGATGATCGCTGGCGCAATCCTCTTTGCGCTGCCGTTTTTTTGGATGGTATCGGGTTCTTTAAAAACCCTGGACGAGGTATGCAAATACCCGATCATTTGGATTCCGGCGAAAATGCAATGGCATAATTATGCCGATGCCTGGCGGGCGGCTCCGTTCACCCGCTATTTGCTGAACAGCCTGTTTATTACGACCACGATCATTGCCGGTCAGTTTTTTACCGTGGTTTTAGCGGCATACGCTTTTGCCCGTTTTCAATTTTTTGGAAAAAACTTTCTGTTTATGTCCATCCTGGCCATCATGATGGTGAGCCTGGAAGTCAGGGTGATACCCATTTACATGATCCTATCCGCTTTCAAATGGATTGATACGTATTATGCGTTAATCGTTCCCATGCTGACCAGTCCCTTCGGCATTTTTCTGGTCCGTCAAGCTTTCATGAAAGTTCCGCAGGATCTGGCGGACGCTGCTGCCATAGACGGCTGCAATCATCTGGGGATCCTGCGTCAGGTGATGGTGCCTTTGAGCAAACCGGCCATTGTGACTTTTATGGTTTTTAACTTTATTCATCATTATAACAATTACTTTTGGCCGTTAATTGTGACCAATAGCGATCAAATCCGGCCGATCACCGTCGGACTGGCCCGTTTCCGGGTTCCGGAGGATACGGGTATCATGTGGCACTATCTGATGGCCGCCACGACCATCGCTCTCATCCCTTCCCTGGTGGTGTTCATCATCGGACAGAAATATTTTATCCGGGGAATCGCCACCGAAGGTTTGAAAGGATAA
- a CDS encoding carbohydrate ABC transporter permease: MMVLSQNDYGKRLLPYGMIFPAMFFIIVFGLIPIIDSFATSLVQWNFINAKVFVGLGNYLDLLLSGDFLKVLANTCYFTVLNVPLTMLFALALAMLLNGPVLGKKFFRALFFSPWVIPTVNVAILWMYILEPDYGMLNWFLELLGLGGISWLASTRWALPAIVFISVWKGAGYFCLLYLAGLQNIPRELYEASAMDGANPWRQFLRVTLPMLSPTTLFVLIVSVIDSFSQFDLVAVMTGGGPANRTNLLVYYLYERAFVAFKAGSASAVAMIVLGILMIFTFAQFKLSDKWVHY; this comes from the coding sequence ATGATGGTATTGTCGCAGAACGACTATGGGAAGCGGCTCTTGCCGTATGGGATGATCTTTCCGGCCATGTTTTTTATCATTGTATTTGGCTTAATCCCGATCATCGATAGTTTTGCCACTAGCTTGGTCCAATGGAATTTTATCAATGCCAAAGTCTTTGTCGGCCTGGGAAATTATCTGGATCTGTTGCTTTCCGGCGATTTTTTGAAAGTGCTTGCCAATACTTGCTACTTTACAGTTTTAAATGTTCCGCTAACTATGCTTTTTGCTCTGGCATTAGCCATGCTGCTCAACGGGCCGGTGCTCGGAAAGAAATTTTTCCGCGCCTTGTTCTTTTCGCCATGGGTCATTCCAACCGTCAATGTGGCAATTTTATGGATGTATATTTTGGAACCGGATTACGGGATGCTCAATTGGTTCTTGGAACTGCTGGGCCTGGGCGGAATCAGTTGGCTGGCCAGTACCCGGTGGGCCTTGCCCGCCATTGTTTTCATATCGGTTTGGAAGGGTGCCGGATATTTCTGCCTGCTTTATTTGGCCGGACTACAAAATATTCCCCGGGAACTCTATGAAGCCTCGGCAATGGATGGCGCCAACCCTTGGCGGCAATTTTTGCGGGTGACCTTGCCGATGCTCTCGCCGACCACCTTATTTGTTCTGATTGTATCGGTCATCGATTCATTCAGCCAGTTTGATTTGGTCGCCGTAATGACCGGAGGCGGTCCTGCCAATCGTACCAATCTATTGGTTTATTATCTTTACGAAAGAGCCTTTGTTGCGTTTAAGGCAGGAAGCGCCTCTGCCGTGGCCATGATTGTCCTCGGCATATTAATGATTTTTACTTTTGCTCAATTTAAGTTATCAGACAAATGGGTCCATTATTAA
- a CDS encoding ABC transporter substrate-binding protein — MKKYRIILWIALLSVIGLTFQIHAAEKAVTVQFWHAMGGRNGDILQSLVDDFNKSQSKVNVELQFQGNYYLLQEKFMAAIAAGNPPTLIQLPIEGTGVFGPTGALADLSSYVDKDPKVNPDTFLDGLLADSKHQNKFLAIPFNRSTPLLYYNKDCFVKAGLNPNSPPATWEKLLEYSKKLTKKNKNGRVLTYGYSPIIHWWLVAPMIWSYGGEIADSATQQVLFNSQKVAFCLDFLSDMVNTYRVAKINAGAVFGAWDRTIQDFNQGRVAMYIGSSGDLAKITANFGATFVPRFEGHRNTVPNGGGSLFVAEKASKDKKDAAWEVISYFVSPAVQATWSRETGYMPVNKAALELPEMKKFYREKPNYKVAVDQLKYAHSIPSSENFLDVIKNFESAMQEIIISDTPASGVLKEAAQKLKK, encoded by the coding sequence ATGAAAAAGTATCGGATCATTTTATGGATCGCTTTATTGTCTGTTATTGGCCTTACTTTTCAAATTCATGCGGCGGAAAAGGCGGTCACCGTTCAATTTTGGCACGCCATGGGCGGCCGCAATGGGGATATCTTACAGTCGTTGGTCGATGATTTCAATAAATCGCAATCCAAGGTAAATGTCGAGCTGCAATTCCAAGGAAACTATTATCTGCTTCAGGAAAAATTCATGGCTGCCATCGCCGCGGGGAATCCGCCAACCCTCATTCAGTTGCCGATTGAAGGAACGGGAGTTTTCGGACCCACCGGGGCGCTGGCCGATCTCAGCAGTTATGTTGATAAAGACCCTAAAGTGAATCCCGACACTTTTCTGGATGGCTTACTGGCGGACAGCAAGCACCAGAATAAATTCTTGGCAATTCCTTTCAATCGAAGCACTCCGCTTCTATATTATAATAAAGATTGTTTTGTCAAAGCGGGCTTGAACCCCAATAGTCCTCCTGCTACCTGGGAGAAATTACTTGAATACAGCAAAAAGCTTACCAAGAAAAATAAAAACGGTCGCGTTCTGACCTATGGATATAGCCCTATTATCCATTGGTGGCTAGTTGCTCCAATGATCTGGTCATACGGCGGAGAGATCGCCGATTCCGCCACGCAACAAGTCCTGTTCAACTCACAGAAAGTGGCCTTTTGTCTGGATTTCTTGTCGGATATGGTAAATACCTACCGGGTCGCTAAGATTAATGCCGGTGCTGTTTTCGGAGCTTGGGACCGAACCATTCAGGATTTTAACCAAGGTCGAGTGGCGATGTACATCGGTTCCAGCGGGGATTTAGCGAAAATTACCGCTAATTTCGGCGCGACGTTTGTGCCACGGTTTGAAGGCCATCGCAATACGGTTCCGAACGGCGGGGGCAGTTTGTTCGTGGCTGAAAAAGCTTCAAAGGATAAGAAAGACGCCGCTTGGGAGGTTATCTCCTATTTCGTGAGTCCGGCAGTCCAAGCAACATGGAGCCGGGAGACCGGCTATATGCCGGTGAATAAAGCGGCGCTGGAATTACCGGAGATGAAAAAGTTCTACCGAGAAAAACCCAATTATAAAGTGGCTGTCGACCAGTTGAAATATGCCCATTCCATCCCATCCTCCGAAAACTTCCTGGATGTCATTAAAAATTTTGAAAGCGCCATGCAGGAGATTATCATCAGTGACACTCCGGCATCCGGTGTGCTGAAAGAAGCAGCCCAAAAACTGAAGAAATAA
- a CDS encoding DeoR/GlpR family DNA-binding transcription regulator: protein MKIRNLIMHIDYIKDSKDWPVNQRKMGGMLGMTAASERKQRIKSLLDKEQEITVAQLSLVLNVSQVTVRKDLQELERSGELRRTHGGAVSTAQAVTPASFHARMKDCQSAKEKIGIECAKRIHSKEIIMMANGTTTFQVARSIQDVTDVVVITDSIPISVELASKPGMEIVLIGGNLSKSHLQLTGPLAEHNLAQFKAHRAIIGVTGLHLDFGITDGNFYLAQIKKLMLESSEQKIVVCDSTKIGKFSHAFVTLLEKIDVVITDSNLDQNAKERLEQYGTEVIQVDLSK from the coding sequence ATGAAAATACGAAATTTGATAATGCATATCGATTACATTAAAGACAGTAAAGATTGGCCAGTCAATCAGAGAAAGATGGGGGGAATGTTGGGGATGACGGCCGCATCGGAAAGGAAACAAAGGATCAAGTCGCTACTCGATAAGGAACAGGAAATAACCGTCGCGCAACTTAGTTTGGTATTGAATGTTTCACAAGTTACAGTCCGTAAAGATCTGCAAGAACTGGAGAGAAGCGGTGAGTTGCGAAGAACTCATGGCGGGGCTGTATCTACCGCCCAAGCTGTAACTCCGGCGTCTTTTCATGCTCGAATGAAAGACTGCCAAAGCGCAAAAGAGAAAATAGGAATCGAGTGTGCGAAACGAATCCATTCCAAAGAAATCATCATGATGGCCAATGGGACAACCACTTTCCAGGTAGCTCGGTCCATTCAGGATGTAACCGATGTCGTAGTGATTACCGATTCCATTCCGATCTCGGTTGAGCTGGCTAGCAAACCGGGCATGGAGATCGTTTTAATCGGTGGCAATCTGTCAAAGAGCCATCTGCAATTAACCGGGCCGCTGGCTGAGCATAATCTGGCCCAGTTCAAAGCCCATCGGGCGATCATTGGCGTCACCGGACTCCACTTGGACTTCGGCATTACCGACGGCAATTTTTATCTGGCCCAGATTAAAAAATTGATGCTTGAATCGAGCGAACAGAAGATTGTAGTCTGTGACTCCACTAAGATCGGCAAATTTTCCCACGCCTTCGTGACTTTGTTGGAAAAGATTGATGTTGTGATTACTGATTCCAATCTTGACCAAAATGCGAAAGAACGACTGGAGCAGTATGGCACGGAAGTCATCCAAGTCGATCTGTCCAAGTGA
- the ymfI gene encoding elongation factor P 5-aminopentanone reductase: protein MTKTVIITGASRGIGRATAELFAAHDYNVVINYQYSKAEAEQVREQLCQRGRSAELFRADVSIRSEAVALVDYCQCRFGRVDILVNNAGVAQSKLFIDLTDQDWDRMLNINLKGVFHCCQAALQYMLPRKAGKIINISSIWGITGAACEVHYSAAKAGVIGLTKALAKELGPSNIQVNCVAPGVIRTDMLADYTDSELNELREATPLQRLGSPEDVAQTVLFLASEAADFITGQVISTNGGFVI from the coding sequence TTGACGAAGACGGTTATCATTACCGGGGCTTCACGGGGAATTGGCCGGGCGACGGCCGAGTTGTTTGCGGCACACGATTACAATGTGGTCATCAATTATCAGTATTCCAAAGCCGAAGCGGAGCAAGTCCGGGAGCAGTTGTGCCAGCGAGGGCGCTCTGCGGAGTTATTCCGGGCCGACGTCTCTATCCGTAGTGAAGCCGTGGCGCTGGTTGATTATTGTCAGTGCCGCTTTGGCCGAGTCGATATCCTCGTCAACAACGCCGGCGTGGCCCAGTCGAAATTGTTCATCGATCTCACCGACCAGGATTGGGATAGGATGCTCAATATCAACCTCAAAGGGGTCTTCCATTGCTGCCAGGCCGCTTTGCAGTATATGTTGCCCCGGAAGGCGGGCAAGATCATCAATATCAGCTCGATCTGGGGCATTACCGGCGCCGCTTGCGAGGTCCATTATTCGGCCGCCAAGGCCGGAGTGATCGGCCTGACCAAAGCCCTCGCCAAGGAGTTGGGGCCCTCCAATATCCAGGTCAACTGCGTCGCGCCCGGGGTGATCCGTACCGATATGCTCGCCGATTATACTGATTCCGAGCTGAATGAGCTACGGGAAGCAACCCCGTTACAGCGTTTGGGATCCCCTGAGGACGTGGCGCAAACCGTGCTTTTCCTGGCTTCCGAGGCCGCCGATTTCATCACCGGACAGGTTATCAGCACCAACGGGGGCTTCGTGATCTAA
- the purE gene encoding 5-(carboxyamino)imidazole ribonucleotide mutase, whose product MPLVGIVMGSDSDLPMMKQAAEVLNEFGVDYEMTIISAHRSPKRAIEYASTAPERGLEVIIAGAGGAAHLPGVLAAMTPLPVIGVPIKTNTLDGVDSLYSIVQMPSGIPVATVGINGAKNAGILAVQILSVVDSTLRQKMIDFKKRLAKEVNDKAVLLEEIGYPEYLKRKEEKRS is encoded by the coding sequence ATGCCATTAGTGGGAATTGTGATGGGCAGCGATAGCGATCTTCCGATGATGAAGCAGGCCGCCGAAGTACTGAATGAATTCGGGGTGGATTACGAAATGACCATCATTTCGGCGCACCGTTCCCCGAAACGGGCCATCGAATACGCTTCCACCGCCCCGGAACGGGGTCTGGAAGTGATCATCGCGGGCGCGGGCGGCGCGGCGCATTTACCCGGCGTGTTAGCGGCGATGACGCCATTGCCGGTGATCGGCGTTCCGATCAAGACCAATACCCTGGACGGAGTGGATTCACTGTATTCCATCGTTCAGATGCCGAGCGGCATTCCGGTGGCCACGGTCGGCATCAATGGCGCTAAGAATGCCGGGATCCTGGCGGTGCAGATTCTGAGCGTCGTGGATTCGACCCTTCGTCAGAAGATGATTGATTTTAAGAAACGTTTGGCCAAGGAAGTCAATGATAAAGCGGTATTGCTGGAAGAGATCGGCTATCCGGAGTATTTGAAACGAAAAGAGGAAAAGCGTTCGTAG